Part of the Sporichthyaceae bacterium genome, CACCTCCGGTGACGTCGTCGGACTGTCCATCGGCCACGAGTTCACCGGTCTGGTCAACGTCAGTTCGTTGAGCATCTCCGGTGACGCCCCGGCCGCGGACTCCCCCGGCGGTACGGGTGGATTCGCCACCGGCATCGCCGATGCCGGTCCCGGTCTGCTCACCCTGGCCGATGTGCGCATCGATGGATTGACCGGCGGGCACGGCGCAGCGGCCACGGCCGCCACGATGGCCGGCGGCGAGGGCGGCTCCGTGTACGGCATCGACCGCACCAACGGGCCCACCGCGCTGCGCAACACGGTGATCACCGCGCTGCACGGTGGCGGGGCCGGCGTCGGAACGAGCGGTGGTGGCAATGGCGGCGGGGCCACCGGGGTGAGCACCGACTCGGCGCTGACCGTCACCAGCAGCACCATCTCCCATCTCGTCGGCGGGGACGGCGCGAACAGCGGCGACGGCGGTAACGCGTACTCCGCCGCGGTCGAACCCGGCCCTTCCGACCACCCGGTCACGGTGATCGCCTCGGAATTCAGTGACAACGTCGGCGGCGCGGGCGGCGCGGGCCTGCGCGGGCCCCGCGGGGTGGACGGCGCGAACGGCGGCCAGGGTGGCGACGGTGTCGGCCTGGTCTACGTCGGCCCGAAGTTGGTGGTCGCGGACAGCACGCTGAGCGGGCACCATGGCGGGCCGGGCGGTGCCGGTGGGCACGGCGGGGACGCCACCGGCAATGCCGGGGCCGGCGGCGTCGGCGGTCAGGGCGGTTCGGCCATGGGCCTGCTGTCCAACACCCAGGACGGTCTGGCCAGCACCGCGGTCAGCGACAGCACGATCAGCGATAACCGTCCCGGCGCGGGCGGCGCCGGTGGCGCGGGCGGCACCGGCCGAACCGGCCGCGGCGGCGATGGCGGCGACGGCGGCGCGGCGGGCGCCGGGGCCGGACTGATGCCGCTGGTGAGCCGCAACGGCATGCTCAGCAACACCGTGACGCACCTGACCCTGTTGGGGAATCTGGGTGCCACCGGGGGCGCCGCGGGCAAGGCCGGCAACGGTCTGGCGCCCGGCGTGGACGGCATTCCCGGTGCCAATTCCTCCACCGCGGCGGGCTTCGTCAGCAATGCCTGGACCACGATGAGCGCCTCATTGTTGGACAACGGCGCCGCCAACTGCGTGCTGCTCGCAAACGCCCCGCTCACCGACGGCGGATGGAACATCGCCTCGGACCGCAGTTGCATACGGGCGGGCCAGGGCAGCCAATGGGTGCCCGGCGTTGGTGGCGGGGTTGGCGCCCCGACGGACAACGGCGGGCCCACGCACACTCAGGCGATCCCCGGCACCAGCCCGGCGGCGGGCGCGGTCGCGGTCAGCAGCGGACTGTGCGGAGGCACCGAGGCCACCGACCAACGCGGCATGCCGCGCCCCGGCCACGCGGCGCCCGACCACTGCGCCGCCGGCGCCTTCGAACCACACCGGGTGATCCCCGGCGGGTCCTGAACGAACCCGGACGGGCCAACCGTCGCAGGTTCACCCACGCGGCAGATTCCTCAGGTCCCCGCGCCGCCTAGCGTGGCGGCGGTGCGCCATTTCGGCTCGACGGCGT contains:
- a CDS encoding choice-of-anchor Q domain-containing protein; this translates as MGKHRRGRLPRRAPLVAAVAAAIGAGFLVLPGVISTANAANPLTLYVTADGFDGPNDCTLSGRPCRTLRHALQAAAGSRSTGRNVVITVGPGRYVPNSVTDHIASGTPTSLTITGAGPTQTVLTMPPATSGDVVGLSIGHEFTGLVNVSSLSISGDAPAADSPGGTGGFATGIADAGPGLLTLADVRIDGLTGGHGAAATAATMAGGEGGSVYGIDRTNGPTALRNTVITALHGGGAGVGTSGGGNGGGATGVSTDSALTVTSSTISHLVGGDGANSGDGGNAYSAAVEPGPSDHPVTVIASEFSDNVGGAGGAGLRGPRGVDGANGGQGGDGVGLVYVGPKLVVADSTLSGHHGGPGGAGGHGGDATGNAGAGGVGGQGGSAMGLLSNTQDGLASTAVSDSTISDNRPGAGGAGGAGGTGRTGRGGDGGDGGAAGAGAGLMPLVSRNGMLSNTVTHLTLLGNLGATGGAAGKAGNGLAPGVDGIPGANSSTAAGFVSNAWTTMSASLLDNGAANCVLLANAPLTDGGWNIASDRSCIRAGQGSQWVPGVGGGVGAPTDNGGPTHTQAIPGTSPAAGAVAVSSGLCGGTEATDQRGMPRPGHAAPDHCAAGAFEPHRVIPGGS